The sequence TCGTCAGTGGCCACGCCACCAATGTCTCCACGCTGGGCTATCTGCTCGGCCCGAAGGACCTGATCCTGCATGACGAGTGGATCCACAACAGCTCGCTGGTCGGCGCCCAGCTGTCCGGCGCCCGCCGCATGCCGTTCGCGCACAATGACCCGGACGCGCTGGAAGCGCTGTTGCGTGCCCAGCGGGGCAAGTTCGAGCGCGTGCTGATCGTCACCGAAGGCCTCTACAGCATGGACGGCGACGTGCCGGACCTGCCGCGCCTGATCGCCCTCAAGCAGAAGTACCGCTGCTGGCTGATGGTCGACGAAGCGCACTCCTTCGGCGTGCTCGGCGAGCGCGGTCTCGGCCTGAGGGAGCATTACGACATCGCTGCGCGTGACGTCGATATCTGGATGGGCACGATGAGCAAGACGCTATCCGGCTGCGGCGGCTATATCGCCGGCTGCAAGGAATTGGTCAGCATGCTGCGCTACTTCGCGCCGGGCTTCCTCTACTCGGTGGGCATGCCAGCACAGGTCGCCGCCCCATCGCTGAAGATTCTCGAACTGCTCCAGGGCGATGATGCCAGGCAGCGCATCGCCCGGCTGCACGCCGTCTCCGGCTACTTCCTCAAGCGCGCCCGCGCCTTGGGACTCGATGTCGGCGACAGCCTGGGCGTTGCCGTCGTGCCGGTGATTCTGGGCAGCTCGCTGGTGGCCGCTCGCCTCTCCAACCAGCTATTCGAGGCAGGCTTCAACGTCCAGCCCATCCTGCACCCCGCCGTGCCGGAGAAGAGCGCGCGGCTGCGCTTCTTCCTCTCCTGCGAGCACACCGAAGCGCAGGTCGACGCCGTCCTCGACACGCTCATGCAGCAACTGAGCAATATCAAGGCGGGTCTTTGACCAGACTCATGAGCCAGAGGTGTGAACCAGAGTGACAAGTCAGCGCAGGAAGTCAGAATCGTGAGCCAAGGCTGATCGGGATTTCGCAGCCTTCGCTGCTGACATCCCACAACGAAAAACGCGGCCCTGCTTTTCAGCGGGGCCGCGTTTTTATCACGACAAGAATCAGTGGCGGAGCCAGATGTCAGTGGCTCAAGACTGCTCTGCCATCAGTT comes from bacterium Scap17 and encodes:
- a CDS encoding aminotransferase class I/II-fold pyridoxal phosphate-dependent enzyme, with the translated sequence MKQQLLDKARARRTQATAAMAGEADNDVFAPRTPTLEISDDFVRFDRQPGYQQLSMMQQAGAAFGVPEPFFRVHEGCAGATTRIEGRELVNFASYNYLDYSRHPEVVKAASDAAAHYGTSVSASRAVSGERPIHQQLEAAVARTYDVEDAVVFVSGHATNVSTLGYLLGPKDLILHDEWIHNSSLVGAQLSGARRMPFAHNDPDALEALLRAQRGKFERVLIVTEGLYSMDGDVPDLPRLIALKQKYRCWLMVDEAHSFGVLGERGLGLREHYDIAARDVDIWMGTMSKTLSGCGGYIAGCKELVSMLRYFAPGFLYSVGMPAQVAAPSLKILELLQGDDARQRIARLHAVSGYFLKRARALGLDVGDSLGVAVVPVILGSSLVAARLSNQLFEAGFNVQPILHPAVPEKSARLRFFLSCEHTEAQVDAVLDTLMQQLSNIKAGL